The stretch of DNA AGCACCAGTGCCCTCTGGCTGCACCCAGTCAACCAATTCCCACACCTTCAGCACCCCTTGCGCCTGAGtctctgctacctcagcctcatgagccCTGCCCCTCCACTCCCTGTGGCAGGACTCAGCCCCTCACACTGACCTGGCTCCCACTACCCTCAGCATCAAACCGAGCTTACGCCATACCATCCTGCCCCACCTGCCGAGCGCCTGCCGTGCCCACCACTCTACACAAGGCCTGCCTCTAGGCCTTGGCTCCTGCAGGTCCTTCAGCCAAACGTGTTGTCCCCTATGAGcagccgggggggggggggcacctGCCCTACACCCACTGGGACCCTGAGCTCCTTAGGTATTTGCAGAACAGAGGGGAGACGTGGAGATTGCAGGTGCATATTAGAGGTAGAGCTGATGAAGCCTGGTGACCCCGTGGACTTGGTGGGGGGATGGTGAGGGAGAGAGGGGCATCATGGCCACAGTGACTCAGCATCTGGTGAGTTCAGGGGCTGCTCCCCACTCTGGGGAAGCCTTGGGGAGGAGAGGTCTAAGGAGATGTTTGTGGAGACGAGACACTTATAATGGAACCATCACACAGGCAGTTGGAGGCGCGAAGCTGGAGGTCAGTGGGGGAGGCAGGACCGAGTGGAGATTTGGAGTctgcagctggggctgcaggcagggGTGAGGCTGCCTGAGGGAGAGAGTGTGGACCATGCCTGCCACACAGCAGGGGCCACAGGTGATGGTGGCCGGATCACTGTGGGTGACCCTGGGAAGGGCAGTTTGggtggagaagagggagaaagctGACTGGAATGTGTTGGAAGTTACTGGGAGGGAGAAAGCAGGGTCCCATTTTCAGATGTCCACACCCCAGCTTGTTCATCAAGCCTTAGGCGCAGTTTGTGAGGCCATGATGTTTGGGATTCCCTGTGAGTTCCACATAGGCAGAGACCACATGTCTGCTCATAGCTGGTGTCAGCCAGCGCCTGGCATCTGGTAGGTGCTCAGTAGTTATTTGtcgaatgaatgaaataatgaatgaattaatgggcACTTCTTCAGCCCTGTGGGAGCATGTCTACCAAGGAAAGGGGGGTGCAGCTCTGTGGCCCTGCATCAGCATGAGAACCAGGAGGGGTGCCTTGGAATTTGTATCGCTGACCTTTGCCTTCCACTCTCTACCCTCTTGGTGTTGGGAGTCAAGCTGCCATCCCAGAAGGCTGTCAGAGACAGTTGCCTCCTTGTGGAGCCACTGTATGAGATGTAATTGTCTCCTGCTCTGAGGAGTGGCTGCAAATTGTTATTCCACTCCAAACTGTTGGATGGGAGAGATTTGTGAAGTGAGCCTTCTTCCTAGTTTGGGTGTAGGCATCTGCTCACCACTGGGCCCTCAACTGTGCTCCTTTCTGTGGTGGTCCTAATGGCCAAACAACTACTAAGTTCAGGGTCCGTGTATGAATGATCCAGGCTCAGCCCTGCCCTCAAATggcctccatccatccatctatccattcatccatccagtTCATCCAattcatccacctatccatccattcaaccatccatccatccattccatccatccatccattccatccatccatccatccatccatccatccatccatccatccNNNNNNNNNNccattccatccatccatccatccatccatccatccatccatccatccatcccaaccatccatccatccatcccaaccatccatccatccatccttctattccaaccatccatccatccatccttctatccGTTCATTCAACCATCGATTCAATTCATCTATACAATACAATCCATCTATACACCaactcacccattcactcatctAATCCACATATCCGTCATCCCATTTATTGATCTGTCTCTACCTACCTGCCTACCTACCTATTTCTACTTACCTAacaattcatccattcaacaaatatttatttagcacctactatGCGCCAGGTGCTTGGCAAGGGCCAAGCCTGATTTGTTTAAGGGCAATGCTGACATTTTCTAACCTCCCACACATGCCAGCTCTCTTTGGGGACTGTGGAGTCCCCTCTGATGAGTGGGTCCTGGTCCCTGTTCTCTAGCAGACAGACACGTGCATTGATTCTGTCAGCCCATGAGGCAGACTGCAGCTGTGTGCTGTATGTGCGGGCATGTGTTGTATCTTTCCACACGCTCCCCTAGCCTAGTTcagtgctgccatgcctggcaaAGAGGAGGGGCTCAGAAGATGGGCCTGGCAGCAcagatgccaaggcaggcagagacaggagagggGAACAGGCCAAGAGATGAGGacaaggagggaggaaaggagaagaatgagtAGGAGAAGGAGCACTTGGGAGGAGCAGGGGAGGCGCCCTCGGGACCCAAGCCCTGGTTGGAGTGGGTGTCTTGGGCTTGTGGGTGGTCCACTCTGCCAGGCTCCTGGCTTTCCTCCAGCCCATGCACCCCTGGCCTCTAGcactccccagcccccagggaAAGGAGAGTCTCCCATTCCCCTGGGTGGAGAGTGGGCAGCGTCTTCTCTGAGGAGGGAATTGGAGCACAGCACCCACCATGAGTACAAAAAGCAGAGGAAGAAGGGGACCGAGACCACCAGCTGCAGCAGTGTCCAGTCCCGCACACCGTAGGCCACTGCTGCCGTCAGGCCATGGCCGAAGCTGAAGCCCAGAGAgttcaaggtcatcaccaagggtCGGGCCTGCGCCGCCGTCCACTCAATCACTGCAAGGAGACCGAGTGGTTCAGCCCTGGAGCCTGCATGGAGCCTCCCGCATGGCGCCAGGTCAGAGACCTACAGAGAGTGCCCGTGTTCATCATGACGCCTGCCACGGCAAAGGCCAACAGGAAGCGGAGCAGGCAGTACACGGGGAAGGTGGGGGCGAAGGCAGCTGCCGTGCCCATCACAGCCATCTGAAGGTAGCTCCAGGTTAGCACCAGCCTGCGCCCGAACCTGCGGCACAAACCAGGAAGAGGCAGGGTCTGTGACTGGCCATGGTACCGGCCACGGGGATCTGGACCACGGAGAGCCCACCCTCTGCTTGCCCGCTGAGCTGAGGCGGACACTGTAGCGGCACCTGGGTGAAACCTGCATTCTCCACCCATGGAAGACTCTGGAGCAAGACTCTGGAGCACAAGGAGAGTCCTGAGGCTGGAGCCAAAGGGAATGGGCTCTGGTCACTGGGAGCACTCAGGTTGCAGCTGAAGGCAGGCGTGTGGCCAAGCCAGTTTTAGTAGTGAATGTTTGCTGGGGAGTAGCAATCCTCTACAACCCCCAGAGTAAAGTCGGTGaacttgaggctcagagaaggttcCAGACCTCCCTACATGGCACAGCTGCAGGGTAGCTGGTCCGAGATCCACCTCCAACAAGGAGGGTGTCTAGACTTGGTTTTTTGAGGCTGGTTTGGGGCCAGTCGGCCAGGGGCCTAGGAGAGCAAGGGTCGTGAGGGGAACTGGGACCTTCCTGGACTGGGGGTACTCACCTGTCTGAGGCAGGGCCGCATGCAGCAGCCCCCACCAGAATCCCAGCCAGGTAGATGGACTGGGCCATGGGCTTCAGGGCATGAGAGTCACACACCAGGTTCCactgaggggagaggaggagaatgagctcaggaggctgggagagcCCGTGCAGAGGGGCAGAGGAACTGTATGGGAGGGCCCCCAgggagctgggtggggtgggtggcCTGGTGACCTCTAGGGCtttagagcaagaccctgtggaACAGTGAGGGCACCCACAGGCAGTTTGGTCTTCCGAGGAGTATATCCTGCCACCCTTTGCCTAAACTCCTCCATGGCTCCCTATTGCCCAGTGGGTTTCTAGCCACATCTGCCCCCTCTCCTGTCTCTCCACTTGGAAGCAGCCACCCAAGCTGACACCCTGGCCTCTCTCCCAGAGGCTGCTTCCCTCCTGTTCTTTATAAAGAGGTTCTTCCTGCTTGTTGGGACGAGCCACCCCTCTCTGCTTGCCTGGCTTTGCCTGGCGCCCCATCTGGGAGGCAGCCTGGGGTGGTCCCTTACCCTGTGTGCTTTGGTCTTGGGGAATCCAGTGAATGGTCACTGAGTCCCCCTGTGGCTGCATTGCCTGGAGTCACAGCTGATGGGTCAGCAGGGCCGGGACTGGGTGAGGCCAGTGAGTGTCCAGGTGCCAGCATTTAGAGGTGCCCGCCCAGGTGCCCCCCACACCTCCAAGAGCCTGGGCTGGCTCCATCTGTAGACTGATACCTGCCGCTCACGCCCCTGTGTGTGGCTGACACGGGGCTAAGCGGCTCAAGAGTGAGCAGGGCCTGAGGAGGCGGGTCCCTCCCAGGACTGGACCTTTGAGTCTGAGCCACCGTGACCCACGACTGTGACCTCCAAGGTGGCAGGACTCGAGTGGCTCTGGGGGAGGCCCTACCTTGGCCACGATGGTGGAGGTGAAGATGCTGCGGTCATAGACCCAGCCGTCCACACACGGCTCCGTGTCAGCCTCGCTCCAGTTGGTGGCCGTGGCATTGGGGTCCAAGATCTGCCACTGTGGCTGGCGGAAGCGGCGGCATTGGTGGGGCCCCTGGCTGGGGCCCGGTGGGATGGAGACAGCCAGGAGGGCCTCAGGAGTCAGTCCCCCTGGGATGCCAGCCTGGGCTGTGCTGTTGTCCAGGAGGGGTGCCCAGCAGCggtggctgggcacagcggcCGAGAAGTTCTCCAGCATGCTCTGGGTACTCAGCCACATGATGGAGACCATCAGAGCCACTGTCTGGAGAACCTGGAACCTGCCCAGGCCACCCACGAGGTCCAGGAGTTCAGAAAATGCCATGGAACCTACTCAAGGGGCCCAGAAGAGAGCCCACTTCACAAAGGCTGGCCCAAGGCAAAGGGACCAGGGCAACGGGCCTGTTTCCTCCACGGTGGTGCCCACAGTGGCTTCTCCAGCCCGGCGGCTGGGAGCATGTCAGTGGCTGCTGGCTTCACAGACTCGGGGCTGGGGGCTCAGGCTCTCTGGTCATCTGCCTGCTGGTGTCACTTGGAGTGGCCCCAACCAGGCCCTGAGGCTGCGTGAGGTGATTCTGAGACCTCCAGCATCTCCCCAGAGAGGCAGCTGCTCCAGACCTCCCGGAAAAGCTGAATTTGGAAAGTAGGAAATGTGGAGACTGAAGACTTTAATTCTAGACTGGAATTAAAGTGTGACTGGTGACACTTACGGAATCGAGTTTAGCAATCATTTCCTTGGTCAAAGTTTAACCTGCGTTGAGGGAGGCGCAGACGTGAGGGAGCTGCAGCCTCCTCCGCTCGGGGGCCGGGGCCAGCCTGCTCTTTGCCAGGTCTTAGGGAGGCGTAAGTTCTCCTCCTGGTGGCTGTGGGATGCCAGGGCTGCCCGTCCCCTTCGGTGCCCCTGCATGCCCACCTCCCAGGGTGGCTGAGCCCAGAGAAGGCTGGCCCGTGGATCCCCCTAACTTGGGGCTGGGGCAGCTGTGCAGGTCTCTGTGTGGACTTGGGTCACTGGCAGCTGCCCAGCCCCTGCGCCTCCCAGGCTTGCCCGTGGCCCCACCCATGGCTCCTGCCTCCACTCACCTGCTGTGGTTGGTGTCCTGTTCCCCTTTTGCTGTTACCCTGTCCTGAGCCCTCGGTGGAGCTTCCCAGCATCAACAGACACCCCACAGACTCCCCAAGTTCGGTGTGCCCAATGCCACCCTGAGATCTCTGTCGCCTCCCCAAATCTACGCCTCCTGCAGAGCCCCACCTCAGCTATGGCCTCCCATGTCATGGTCCCTGGCCTGGAACCCAGCGTCTTGGTTCACGCGTCCtgctctctgcctcccaaacccACAACAGGccaagcctggctagttttgcCTCCTAAGGATGTCACTCTCCCACCTCCCCAACTCCACAGCTGTCCTTGCCCTTGTCTTTCTGCCTCAACTCCTGTCCCTGGACCCACCCCGCACTGCAAACCCTTGGGTCAAATCCTGCTTAAAAGTCAAGGGGCTCCCAGTCAACAATAGCTAGTGGTGCCTTACCAGGGCAGGGGAGCAGACAGCAGTGTGTGCTGGTGCAGGGTGTGGGGTTCAGGAAAGTCTGGACCGAAGCCAAGAGAACCCCCTTGGTCTTGATAGCTAATTCTCTAGGCGAAAGGGCCAGAGAACGCAAAGCAgttaaaaagtgtgtgtgtgtggctgggtgtggtagctcatgcctataatcccagcactttgggaggcctaggtagggagatcacttgaggtcaggagttcaagaccagcttggccaacatggcaaaaacccatgtctactaaaaatacaaaagttagctgagcatggtggtggtgtacagctataattccagctacttggaaggctgaggcaagaggatctcttgaacccaggaggtggagtttgcagcaagctgagattgtaccattgcactccagcctgggcaacaaagcaagactctatctcaaaaaaaaaaaaaaaaaaaaaaagtgtatatgtaTGTGGCTGTGTGCACatgcctgtgtatgtgtgcacatgtgtttgcataagtgcatgtgtgtatgtgtgtgcatgcgtatATGTGCAGTGCAGCAGTGATGGCAACCCAGGTGTTTGCTGTTATGTGCTTTGGGCACAAAACTCTCCATTTGAGGCATAAATGCCCCTCTCATCTGCTTCTTTTTGCTTCACCCACTCTTCCCACTGCCCCACCACGTGGCTTACCAAGCCAATTTCTTTGCCTCCCTGGACTCTGCACCTTGACTCATCCACTGCTTCCACCACACGCCCTGTACATGCTTCCTCAGTTCCCACCCTTGCTTATGTTGGACCTCCAGCCTGGAATGCTGTCTCCAGGCTCACCCTTAGGCCACATACTGTGTGGAATGGGCACAGTCCAAATACTGCCTCCCCCAGTGGGCTCTCTTTGCTTATTCCTGCCTACACCCAGGGCTCAGAGTTGTCAGTGGAATCCCATCTTTACATTGTCCTGcattcttctcaaactcctgacctcaggtgatctgcccacttcggcctcccaaagtggtgtgaACCATGGCACCCAGCCATGTCCTGCATTCTTCTATTATGGTCCGGTTGGTCTTATTTCCAGTGAGCTCCTGGTAGTCTGGGACCCTTCTTTAGAGCCTCTTTGGAACTGATTTGGACAACAAATAAAGGCTCCATGAAGACTTGCTGAAATGCatggacaatttttttaaaaacttcctttttttcctaattatgaaataatttacacACTTCCTTAAAAATTCAGCACATATTGAAAAgtgtaatgaaaataaagatcaCTCATATACTCATCAACCAGTGAGTTACACTATTGTTTACAGTTTGGTGTAAATATGTCCAGACTTTGTTTTCGTAACTGATATATTTAGCTTCATCAGCCTGAGCTGCCAAATAAGCTTTACATTTCCTTTtgtaaaatccaaaagaaaaacctTTGCCTTTTAATTAGCAATTTTAACCTGTTcatatttattgtaattattgaCATGTTTGGACTTACTATACGTTTTCTCATTTACCACATTTTCCCTTTAAATCTTGGTTTCCTTGTTCCTAATTTCTACTGAATAAATTAAGTTTTCTTGTTATATACTTCTGTCTTGGTCTGTCagttatgttttatttctgttatccTTATATTTGAACACACAAACCAGGGGTTATTTGATACCACTTTCCCTCTTCAAAACTACCACCTTCTCTTCCATCCTCTCTCTCAATAGATGACCTTTCTTCTTATTTCACTAAAACAATAGAAGCCATCAGAAGCCAACAATCTAATTCTCTCACCAGCTCACCTGCCTTGGTGCCCCCACATTCTGCCTTCCCTCCACCCAGTTTGGTCTCTCTCTCATCCATGCCAACCCCTCACTGGGTGCCTAGAGCCCCTTTGCCTGTTCACATCTCTCTTTGGCATTTGTTTTTCCCTCACTACTGGATAATTTCCAGCAATGTACAAATATGCCATTTTTTCTGTAGTCTTCCAAAAAGTCCCCCTCCATTTGAGCGCCTCTTTCTTCTTAAGCTACTGCCCCGCCTTTGCTTCTATTTACAACAAAATTCTTTGAAAGTATTATTGACACtcatttccagtttctctcttcccattgttttgtttttttggattcATTCCCATCAAGGCTTTGCCCCTATCACTCTGCTGTCACCAATGACCTCCATGCTGCTAGATGCAATGACATTTTCAGTCCTCATCTTACTTGAGCCATCTGTGTCTGATCTCCACCTGAGGATACTTTCTTCCCTGGGCCTCCAGGACTCACCAGTTCTCAGTCTTCTTGGTTGGGTTTTCCTCTTCTCCCCACACTGTTAACATTGGAGGCCACTGAGCTCACTCCTTGGTCTTCTCTATCTTCTCTATCATCTGGTCCATTCACATCTTTAGCCTGTACCTCTTCTTGGAATGCTAGATTTTGATCCAACTGCCTCATcttaggtgcttaataaatatctcACACTTAGTGTGGCCAAAGCTGAGCTCTCCCAAAAAAGTGCTTCTCATTCAgctttctccactttttttttttttttttaattgagtcagagtcttgctctgttccccaggctggagtgcagtggtgccatctcggcccactgcaatctccacctcccaggctcaagcaattctcatgcctcagcctcctgagtctataggcatgcaccaccatgcccgactaatttttgtatttttaatagagatagggtttcaccatgttgcccaagctggtctcgaactcctggcctcaagtgatccacccgcctcggcctcccaaagtactgggattatagacatgagccaccacacccagccccaaatcACCAGCATTTATATTTCAGAATGTATAATTTCCATTTCAGAATCCCTGTTTGGTTCTTCCTATAACTTCTTGTTTCCTAGTTTCCACTTCTTGTTTCATGGGTGGAATAATTTCCTTGATCTCTTAGTGGATATTAAGAGTGTTTctcttgggccaggcgtggtggctcatgcctgtaatctcagcactttgggaggccgaggtgggtggatcacttgaggtcaggagtttgagaccagcctggccagcatggggaaaccctgcctctagtaaaaatacaaaaattagccaggcgtgggggcacacatctgtaatcccagctaccagggttgctgaggcaggagaattgctcgtatccatgaggtggaggttgcagtagagccaagatcacaccactgcactccagcctgggcgacagagcaagactgtgtctgaccaaaaaaaaaaaaaaaaaaaaaaaagagtgtcttTCTTGTTAATATCAATATTCATTTGTTGAGCTGAGTGTTGATAATGCACCAGCCACTGCTCTAGGCATAgggatgcagcagtgaacaaacAAGATAATTCcctgttctcactgatatgtagAAAGACATGCCAGTAAGAGAGGGGAAACACatcaagaaataaatgaatataatgtaGTGACAAGTAGTGATCATGCCATGGAGAGAGCAAGACAGCATAAGGGGCAGAGAGTAAGGATCAGGTTGCCACTTTGGGTGGGGCAGTCGGGGAAGACTTCTCTGTGGAGGCGGCATTGAAAGAGACCCAAGTAGATGAGGGACAAGACACACAGTTGACTGGGGAAAGAATgttgcaggcagagggaagagtatATGCAAATACCCTGGGGTGGGCATGTGATTTTATGCTCAAGAAGTAGGAAGGAGGCCAGTATGGTTGGGGAGAAGTGAGTGGGAAAAGTAGAGTAGTTATGGGGCCGAAACATACAGATCCTTATAGGGTTTTGAGGAgaggagtggcatgatctgactAATACTTTTACAAATTCCCCTGGAGAACAGACTGAAAATGGGACAAATATAGAAGAAGGGGTTTCCCCAGG from Piliocolobus tephrosceles isolate RC106 chromosome 13, ASM277652v3, whole genome shotgun sequence encodes:
- the SLC22A12 gene encoding solute carrier family 22 member 12 isoform X1, with product MAFSELLDLVGGLGRFQVLQTVALMVSIMWLSTQSMLENFSAAVPSHRCWAPLLDNSTAQAGIPGGLTPEALLAVSIPPGPSQGPHQCRRFRQPQWQILDPNATATNWSEADTEPCVDGWVYDRSIFTSTIVAKWNLVCDSHALKPMAQSIYLAGILVGAAACGPASDRFGRRLVLTWSYLQMAVMGTAAAFAPTFPVYCLLRFLLAFAVAGVMMNTGTLLIEWTAAQARPLVMTLNSLGFSFGHGLTAAVAYGVRDWTLLQLVVSVPFFLCFLYSWWLAESARWLLTTGRLDRGLHELWRVAAINGKGAVRDTLTPEVLLSAMREELSMDQAPASLGTLLRTPGLRFRICISMLCWFAFGFTFFGLALDLQALGNNIFLLQMFIGVVDIPAKMGALLLLSRLGRRPTQAASLLLAGLCILANTLVPHEMGALRSALAVLGLGGVGAAFTCITIYSSELFPTVLRMTAVGLGQMAARGGAILGPLVRLLGVHGPWLPLLVYGTVPVLSGLAALLLPETQSLPLPDTIQDVHNQAVKKATHGTLENSVLKSTQF